The genomic region GAACCTTTTTCTCCACTCCAAATCTATCTACTATCCGGTAATCTCCTTCCCAGTCCCTTTGTTCTGCCAGACTTTGATGAAATCCCTCATAAAATTCTTCCTGGTCTTTTTTATGCACCTGATTCAAAAATTCCCCAAAACTGATTGGCAGATCACTCTCAGTTATCCCTAATATTTCAACTGCTTCTGGAGTACCGGTAAATTGATCAGTTAAAAAATCATATTCCCAATAGGCTATCCCGGAGATTCTCTCTATCTCATTCAAGATTCCCTTTACCCTTTTAAGCTCATGTTTAACTTCTTTCAGATGAGTAATATCTTCCACAGTTCCGATCAGAGAAATACTGTCTTCAATTGGATCATAAAATGCTGCTCCCAGCACATGGACATATTTAACTTTGTCCCGCAGATTTATCCGATGCTCATAATCAAGATTTGAGGTCAGCTTCTCATCTGATATCTCGGATAAAACATGCTCTTTGTCATCATCATGAACGCAACTAATATAATCCTTCAATTTGATCCTTTCCGTAACGTTCATCGATCTTGGACATTCAAATATATTCAATGCCCCTTCTGTTACATATAATTCCTGGTTATAAGTATTGTATTGAAAAAATCCACTTGTGGAAATCTCTTGTGCCTTGCTGAACAGATTCTCATACCGCTTCACTCCCAGCTGATGGATCTGTTCCATTGTGATATCCTGGAGCAACACCACTAATATTTTCCCCGGCTGTGTGATAATACGGTAGGATTTGTTATTTCTCTGATGAAAATATTCACTGATCATCGGTTTTCTGTATTGATAGGAGTTTTTCAGAAATGTCAGTAACTTATCATCATTATCAGCAATAAAGCTGCTGATGGGTTTACCAATTATTTCTTTCTCGGCAAAAAATTCTCTCTCCGTCAAACCCGGGCTTGATTTTATTATAGCAAAATCTGTACATTTGTCATGACCATTAAAGATTGGCTCAAGATCAAGGGTGTCATAGTTTTGCTCTTCTAAACTATTCTCTCCAAAATGACAGGATAAATCTAAATCTGCTCGGGTAACATTGAAGCTGTGCTTTTCTAAAAAGCTGTGCATGGAATCAATATCTGCGTACAGCTTATTTATCCATTCTTTCAAATTTATATCGTACTTCACAAAATTACTGCCTTCAGACATTCACTTCCCCTGCAATTATTTCTCGCATATTCCTGATTCTATTTTTTTCTGTCAAGCATTCTATCTTATCTGCCTTTTAACTAATAAAACCTGTATCTTCCCAATATATAACGGATTACACCGTTTATCATGCACGGGCTATCCCGCTAATATTGTACCTATCTTATCTTAATATTAATAACTTACCACTTTCTTCCATACCCCTGCCTTTTAATTGGTAAAAATATATGCCGGCACTACATTTTTCTCCCTGATCATTTCTGCCAGTCCAGTAGTAGTTATTGATTCCTTCTATTAGAGTTAATTCACTGCTCTTGACCTTCTGACCCCTGATATTATAGATCCCCAGTTCCATTTCAGTATCTTCCTGGTAATTGAATAGGATCTCAAAGGTGGTGCCACTGGCTCTTGCAGAACTGCTTATAAAGGGATTTGGATAATTCCTCACACTTAGTATTTCTACTGGTGCTATCTCATCAGGTGTCTCTCCTGTGAGCTCAAAGGCAAAATCAAATTCATTGATCACATCAGCTTCCACAATAAAATCATTTGCCCACTGCTCCAGATAATCTCCCATTGTCAGTCTGATATCATAAGTCCTGGCTGGCAATTCAAGCTCAAATACTCCCCCATTCTCACTAACTGCTGAATATATCCCCATTTCCACAACTACTCCATCAACACCTTCCCCTGTTTCAGAATCTGTGATCATAGCTGATATTGTACCCATGCCCAGAACTTCGGTTTCAGATAAATATAATTCCCGCAATTCCAGATCTGATAATCCTCTATTCCATATCCGCACTTCATCCATTATTCCATATAAATAACCTTCAGCAGTCGGACTGTCAGGGGATTTGCCAATATACATATCTGTGCTGTCAGCCATCAGGGCACTGCCCAGTGCACCTTGTGCCAATACTTCACCATTAATATAAGTTTTTGCGGTTAATCCATTATTTACTATTGCCACCTGGTTCCATTCCTGCCAGTGAAATCTCCCGTTTGGTGTATTAGGAGCTCCATCATTTGTGCCACCTGACTCAGTATGAAAACGGTGATGAATATAGTCTGCATCTGCATTCAACCACGCGCATTGATTGCGTCCCGGTCTCCCGATCATTCCTCTCCAGCCTGTATTCAAAGTATCTGCATTGATCCAGAAAAGTGTTGTATAATGCAAAGCTGATTCGGTGAGTTCATCGTTGGCTGACACTGTGATATATCCCGCCCCATTAAATTCCACACCATTACCAAAAGGTGTTTCCACAATACTTGTTAACCATCCCAAACCTTGCCAGTTACTCATCATATCATTATAATCATCATCAAAGGGGAAATATGCCAGTTGCTCATATTCCAGTGAACTGCCATCTTCAAAATGTATCATCCCTGCCTCAGATAAACCCGAACTGTAATTGGCTATTATCTCTATACTGTGCTCTCCAGCATCCACTCCTGCTTCTGCAAGATCAAGTCCCGGCTCAGCCACTATCCCAAGCGGTTCCGTATCACCATCCAGATATATCTCATAATTCTCAAATTCCCGATTCTGGGGCACAGCATCCCAGCTCAGATAATAATCATATACCCCGGCAAACTGCACTCCCGGCAGAAGTTCGATTAATTCATACGCCAACTCGCTGTCAGCCAATATCTCCAATTCACTTGTCAATCCCTCATAAAATTCCAAAGCAATAGAAATCTGATAATTGCCTTTCCAGACATTATCAAGCACGATATTGCCTTCCTCGGGATAGCTTAATTCATAATTATAAGGGCTGTTCACTCCCTCCAGATTTCGCAGCGTTATCATTGCTCCGCCTGCACTGTCTCCTGAATTAGTTGTTAGATCTATACTCACCTGGGCGGTCATATATAAAGGTAATATCTGGCTGATCGTAAAATCTGAACTATAGGAAGAGTAATGTGCTGCCACTGCGTAGCGATATTCACCAGCTTCCAGGCTAAGCCATTCTTCATCTATAAAACTTGTTTCAGTAATTGGTGCTCCGGTCAATTGCACCCAGTTATCTTGATTGAATTCATCTTCGATTAGAAGACGATATACCCAGTAACCAGTAAGCGACCTGCTCATCAAACTTGATGGTGCTTCCCAGCTTACTACTGCTGCAGTTTCATCATCTCCATTCACCACCACGTTTAAAGGCGCAATTGGATCATCTGCCAG from Candidatus Stygibacter australis harbors:
- a CDS encoding PAS domain-containing sensor histidine kinase, which codes for MSEGSNFVKYDINLKEWINKLYADIDSMHSFLEKHSFNVTRADLDLSCHFGENSLEEQNYDTLDLEPIFNGHDKCTDFAIIKSSPGLTEREFFAEKEIIGKPISSFIADNDDKLLTFLKNSYQYRKPMISEYFHQRNNKSYRIITQPGKILVVLLQDITMEQIHQLGVKRYENLFSKAQEISTSGFFQYNTYNQELYVTEGALNIFECPRSMNVTERIKLKDYISCVHDDDKEHVLSEISDEKLTSNLDYEHRINLRDKVKYVHVLGAAFYDPIEDSISLIGTVEDITHLKEVKHELKRVKGILNEIERISGIAYWEYDFLTDQFTGTPEAVEILGITESDLPISFGEFLNQVHKKDQEEFYEGFHQSLAEQRDWEGDYRIVDRFGVEKKVHIICRNRFSSKHKPLSSKGFICNQTELKNYKHDSRTLKQVKKELKELKELFNDKLNEQLTEIRSQDKYLIQKSKYAAINDLLSHISIQWLEVLNALSTQIHNWVEAYECEELTPEGFHQIHQTVENQIKYLRDKVHFFNQYHKAESLAKKANIHDLISELQTVVLKDEESSNVKLKNEVEKDLEITINTNEFKQALQEIIKNSYDEFLLRKIEKPQIKIKSKIMDNNLIISILDNAGGISLAIMDRIYEPYFSSPDKSEAPGLGLYISKMIIEKVLKGSIKARNHNSGALFEISLPLAE